The nucleotide window ATGTCAGTACAGGTAGTTGCAAAAGTAAGTTAGCAGGAATAGCACAAGCCGAAACATCCGTAACAGGGGTTTCGGCTTGTGCATCTTGAAAAAGTATAGGCCAGTAGCTCAATTGGCAGAGCGGCGGTCTCCAAAACCGCAGGTTGGGGGTTCGATTCCCTCCTGGCCTGCCATTAAATGGCAGCGCTGAGACAATATATTATGTCGGATAAATCTACTACACAGGCCCCTAAGCAAGATTTGCTGAAGTGGATAGCTGTTGCAGTCATTGTTGCCGGAGGTGTGTACGCAAACGCCTACTTTGCAGCAGAGTCCATTTTGCTTCGTGTTGTGGGTCTGTTGATCCTGGCCGGACTGGCGGGCTGGATTGCGGTGCAGACGGTTAAAGGCGCTGCTTTTCTGAATCTGTGCATAGAAGCCAGAACAGAAATACGTAAAGTGGTCTGGCCAACGCGTCAGGAAACAACCCAGACGACAATTATTGTGCTGGTGGTGGTATTGATAGTTGCCCTGGTGCTCTGGTTGCTCGATACAGCGCTGGGCGCAATCATCTCCAGGATAATTGGCTAGTCAGAGGATTTCAGATGGCAATGCATTGGTATGTGGTTCACGCTTACTCAGGTTATGAAAAAAGAGTAATGCTGGCGCTTAAAGACCGCATCGCCCGGTCTGGCATGGAACACATGTTCGGCGAGGTGTTGGTGCCGACTGAAGAAGTTCTGGAAATGCGTGCCGGACAGAAACGCAAAAGCGAGCGGAAATTTTTCCCCGGTTATGTGCTGGTGGAAATGGAGCTCAATGACGATACCTGGCACATGGTTAAAGATACGCCGCGAGTGCTTGGTTTTATTGGTGGCAAGGCTGACAAGCCTGCGCCTATTTCGGCCCGCGAAGCCAATCGCATTCTTCAGCGTCTTGAAGAGGGTGTGGACAAGCCGCGGCACAAGGTTATTTACGAACCGGGTGAAATGGTGCGTGTGACGGACGGTCCGTTCAACGACTTCACCGGTACCGTGGAAGAAGTGAACTACGAAAAGAATCGTCTGCGCGTGGCGGTGCTTATCTTCGGGCGTTCAACGCCGGTCGAGCTTGAGTTCAGCCAGGTAGAAAAAAGCTGATTGCAGATCCAGTGGATCTGATCAGTGTCTGATAAAGAGAGTTTGCAAAAAAGTGTCTGTTTGCCTGCCAGGGTAAGCAGCGTAACCGGGGAGCTGCATGGGGTTGTTATCAATCCGGATCAGCGTTAATACCCATCAGGAGAGTTAACATGGCAAAGAAAGTCAATGCTTATATCAAGCTTCAGGTGGCTGCAGGTAAAGCCAACCCAAGTCCGCCCGTTGGTCCGGCTCTCGGTCAACACGGTGTTAACATCATGGAGTTCTGTAAAGCGTTTAACGCACAGACTCAAGGTGTGGAGCCAGGTCTGCCGATTCCGGTTGTGATCACGGTTTATGCCGATCGCAGCTTCACGTTTATCACCAAAACGCCTCCCGCGTCAGTTCTGTTGCGTAAAATACTGGGTATTGCCAAGGGCAGTTCACGTCCCAATACCGAGAAAGTCGCTAAGATTACCCGTGCGCAACTGGAAGAAATTGCCACTCAGAAGATGCCGGATCTGACTGCCGCCGATATGGATGCAGCGGTTCGCACACTGGCGGGCACAGCCAGAAGTTCTGGTATTGATGTGGAAGGAGTGGAATAAATCATGGCTAAACTGACCAAGAAACAGCAGTCAATTGCTGCAAAGATTGACAGCACTCGTAGTTACGGCATCGTTGATGCGGTAGCTCTGCTGAATGAATTTGCTTCTCCCAAGTTCAAAGAGTCCATTGATGTGGCCATCAACCTGGGTGTGGATCCGCGCAAATCGGATCAGGTGGTGCGTGGTTCTACATTGTTGCCCAATGGTACCGGTAAAGATGTTCGTGTCGCTGTATTTGCCC belongs to Pseudohongiella acticola and includes:
- the secE gene encoding preprotein translocase subunit SecE: MSDKSTTQAPKQDLLKWIAVAVIVAGGVYANAYFAAESILLRVVGLLILAGLAGWIAVQTVKGAAFLNLCIEARTEIRKVVWPTRQETTQTTIIVLVVVLIVALVLWLLDTALGAIISRIIG
- the nusG gene encoding transcription termination/antitermination protein NusG, with translation MAMHWYVVHAYSGYEKRVMLALKDRIARSGMEHMFGEVLVPTEEVLEMRAGQKRKSERKFFPGYVLVEMELNDDTWHMVKDTPRVLGFIGGKADKPAPISAREANRILQRLEEGVDKPRHKVIYEPGEMVRVTDGPFNDFTGTVEEVNYEKNRLRVAVLIFGRSTPVELEFSQVEKS
- the rplK gene encoding 50S ribosomal protein L11, with translation MAKKVNAYIKLQVAAGKANPSPPVGPALGQHGVNIMEFCKAFNAQTQGVEPGLPIPVVITVYADRSFTFITKTPPASVLLRKILGIAKGSSRPNTEKVAKITRAQLEEIATQKMPDLTAADMDAAVRTLAGTARSSGIDVEGVE